The window ACGACCTGGGCTATGGCGATCTCGGTGTGCAAGGCAGCCGGGCGATCCAGACGCCGCACATCGACGGGCTTGCAGCCGAGGGCATGCGCTTCACGCAGTTCTACGCGAGTGCGCCGATCTGTTCGCCCTCCCGGGTCGGCTTGCTTACGGGTCGCTATCCCTTACGCAGCGGCATCATGACCGCGCTGCAGGCCGCGGGAGACAGCTTGTTGCGTCGGCTCTCTCACAGCGCGGGCCTGTTCTTTGCCAAGCTCGCCTCCGTCGACATGGCGGGCGGTGGGAATGCCGTCGCTGGTCTGCCCGCGTCGGAAATCACCATCCCAGAGGCGCTGCAGCTGGCGGGCTACCAGAGCATGGCGATCGGAAAGTGGCATCTGGGCGATTTTACCGCGCTTCCCGAATACCATCCCTCGAACCATGGCTTCGACCGTTTCGTCGGCTTCAACATGTCGAACGACGATTGGCCCGTGGCGTTCTGGCGCGATCAGGTCGAGGAAGTGGCCGACATCGGTCTCGACCAGGAGGCCTACACGGCGATCTTCACCGAGGCGGCGGTGACGTTCATCGAGGAGCCCCGAGAGGAGCCGTTCTTTCTCTACATGGCCCACAAGGATCCCCACCAACCCTTCTACCCGAGTGAGAAGTTTGCCGGGGGCTCCGAGGGAGGCCCCTATGGCGATGCAGTGTCCGAGTTCGACTGGAGCGTCGGCGAGGTGATCGCGGCGCTGGGGCGGGCCGGCATTGCCGATGACACACTCGTCGTCGTGACCAGCGACAACGGCCCCTGGTTCGAGGGCGCATCCGGCGGACTGCGTGGTCGCAAGGGACAGAGCTACGAGGGCGGCTTCCGGGTTCCCTTCGTCGCCTGGTGGCCGGGTCGCATCGAGGCGGGTGCCGTGAGCGACGAACCCGCGATGAACATCGACCTGTTGCCGACCTTCCTCGGGCTCGCGGGCCTGGGGCTTCCTTCCGATCGCACGATCGACGGAGTGGATCTCTGGCCGGTGCTGTCCCAGAGCGAGGGGGCGTTCCCCGAGCGCCCGATCTTCTTCTCTCACGACTACGACTTCGAAGCCGTCCGCCTCGGACGCTGGAAGTTCGTCGAGCGCAACAGCCACTACGTCTGGCCGGCGCCGCTCGACAAGCAGGACACGCTGGGCGGCAGGCTGCTCAGCAGCCGCGACTACACGCCGCCCGACGGGGGCGAGCCGATTCCCACACTGGGCACATGGCCGCTTCTCTACGAGTTGCAACGGGATCCCGCCGAGGCCTACAACGTGGCGAAGACCCGGCCGGAGATCGCAGCAGAACTCGGAGAGCGCCTCGCCGTGTGGCGTTCGGAATTCCTGGCCAACCCGCGCGGCTGGCGGAAGGAAACGGCCGTCCGTTGACGTCTTCGAAGGAGGAAGCCGTGAGAAGGCTCATTCCTGCCGTCGGGTTCCTGATCCTGGTGTCAGGCGTCCTCGGCGCCTGCAATCTCGACCCGGGCAAGCAGCCCTGGGATCCGCCGTCCGCAGCCGCCCAGCCCGCCACTCCCGTGAGCCGCATTGCCTGCGCTCAACACATCCCACTTCGCCGCCCGCTGTTCGGCGATCTCCACGTGCACACGGGGCTCTCGATGGACGCCCGTGTGAGGGACACGATCTCCACACCCGACGACGCCTATCGGTTCGCCCGCGGCGAAGCCATCGGATTCCCGCCCCTGGCACCGGATGGCAGTCAGACCCGCAAGGCCAGCATCGACCGGCCCCTCGATTTTGCCGCGGTGACCGACCACGCGGAGTGGCTGGCCGAGTCGATGCTATGCACGACACCCGGCTCCGAAGTCTACGACACTGACTCTTGCCGCGTCTTCCGAGGCCAAGCCGACACGCTCATCTCCCGCATCCTGGGCCTGGAGGGCTTCCGAAAGAACCTGACAGGAGTCATCTCGCTCTTCGGCCGCAACGAGGAGGTATGCGGAGAAGGGCTCGGCATCTGCCGCGCCGCCAGTCGGAGTGCATGGTTGGAGATCCAGGACGCCGCCGAGCGCTGGTACGATCGCAGCGAAGCCTGCACGTTCACGGCCTTTCATGGCTTCGAGTACAGCCGCTCGCCGAAGTTCACGAAGATCCACCGAAACGTGATCTTCAAGAACGAGATCGTTCCCGAGCTGCCGATCTCCTGGATCGACACGCCCGAGGAACCCGAGTTCTGGCGGAAGCTTCGCCAGCAATGCAACGATTCGGGTTCCGGCTGCGACGCCGTCGCCATTCCCCACAATCCCAACCTCTCCAACGGCCAGCTCTTCTCGGTCTGGTATCGAGACCTGCCGGAAGAGGAGCAGCGGGAAGCGGCAAAGCTGCGCGCGGGGCTCGAGCCCATCGTCGAGATCGTGCAGCAGAAAGGCGACTCGGAGTGTCGCAATGGGCTCTACGGCGTGGTCGGCGAGCCGGATGAGCTCTGCGACTTCGAGAAGATCCGCGACATGGGTGGATACGAATCCGAGGATTGCGAGGAAGGTGCGGGATGGGGA is drawn from bacterium and contains these coding sequences:
- a CDS encoding sulfatase → MWRWLVPSLVLALLVIGIVRMATIPVDRGIDRSVFRDPAKAAAPVEGFVAPIRGATPLRPNLVVILADDLGYGDLGVQGSRAIQTPHIDGLAAEGMRFTQFYASAPICSPSRVGLLTGRYPLRSGIMTALQAAGDSLLRRLSHSAGLFFAKLASVDMAGGGNAVAGLPASEITIPEALQLAGYQSMAIGKWHLGDFTALPEYHPSNHGFDRFVGFNMSNDDWPVAFWRDQVEEVADIGLDQEAYTAIFTEAAVTFIEEPREEPFFLYMAHKDPHQPFYPSEKFAGGSEGGPYGDAVSEFDWSVGEVIAALGRAGIADDTLVVVTSDNGPWFEGASGGLRGRKGQSYEGGFRVPFVAWWPGRIEAGAVSDEPAMNIDLLPTFLGLAGLGLPSDRTIDGVDLWPVLSQSEGAFPERPIFFSHDYDFEAVRLGRWKFVERNSHYVWPAPLDKQDTLGGRLLSSRDYTPPDGGEPIPTLGTWPLLYELQRDPAEAYNVAKTRPEIAAELGERLAVWRSEFLANPRGWRKETAVR
- a CDS encoding DUF3604 domain-containing protein; translated protein: MRRLIPAVGFLILVSGVLGACNLDPGKQPWDPPSAAAQPATPVSRIACAQHIPLRRPLFGDLHVHTGLSMDARVRDTISTPDDAYRFARGEAIGFPPLAPDGSQTRKASIDRPLDFAAVTDHAEWLAESMLCTTPGSEVYDTDSCRVFRGQADTLISRILGLEGFRKNLTGVISLFGRNEEVCGEGLGICRAASRSAWLEIQDAAERWYDRSEACTFTAFHGFEYSRSPKFTKIHRNVIFKNEIVPELPISWIDTPEEPEFWRKLRQQCNDSGSGCDAVAIPHNPNLSNGQLFSVWYRDLPEEEQREAAKLRAGLEPIVEIVQQKGDSECRNGLYGVVGEPDELCDFEKIRDMGGYESEDCEEGAGWGAQKGSGCISRLDYARYALVEGIREQERIGLNPYKFGFIGSTDTHLANPGGVAEKNWIGSYGASVSKMLEVGEQKSPQLFRSAGGLAGVWAEENSRGSIFAGLQRREAFATSGTRIAPRFFGGWELPKDLCERTDLVETGYRDGVAMGSDLPPVPAGAGAPRFAVNALRDPEGAPLQRLQIVKAWLGADGLFHQSVQDVAGDAANGASVDLATCEPRGTGADSLCAVWEDPDFDPAMAAVYYARVIENPSCRWSTWHCLAIPEAERPDGCSDARVPKTIQERAYTSPIWFEPKGG